In Tachysurus vachellii isolate PV-2020 chromosome 10, HZAU_Pvac_v1, whole genome shotgun sequence, the following proteins share a genomic window:
- the LOC132852810 gene encoding thrombospondin-1-like — protein MMLTALCLLLMLWSARGSGIAESREDNSVYDLFELVKVNKKHNGVSLVKGPDPYSPAYKILNPNLIPAIPERSFRDLIYSIQEEKGFLFVANLKQAKKTRGSLFSVERSDGSGSVFELVSNGNANTLDLIYATASGHHEISIDDARLASGSWENITLFVQEDRAQLYIGCEEINTSELDVPIHQILTQDVADVSVLRIGKGAVKSRFMGVLQNARFVFRTTLETILRNMGCESSQFIIDVVTLDNPVNGSSPAIRTDYTGHKTKDLQDICGFSCDDLASMFKELKGLGVVVKQLSNQLHQVTSENALIKSQMKKYSGVCLHNGIVYKDKDEWTVDSCTHCTCQNSATICREISCPLMPCANATVPDGECCPRCGTLNDDADDGWSPWSEWTYCSVTCGRGIQQRGRSCDRINSNCEGTSVQTRDCYLQECDKRFKQDGGWSHWSPWSSCSVTCGIGVITRIRLCNSPTPQMGGEDCQGEGRQTEPCKMSPCPINGGWGPWSLWDSCSVTCGGGLQSRHRLCNNPVPKYGGKECIGDPKGTRICSSQDCPIDGCLSNPCFAGAKCTSFPDGSWKCGECPVGYTGDGIDCQDIDECKMVPDACFTLNGVHRCENTNPGYNCLQCPPRYSGNQPFGRGSEQAMANKQVCAPRNPCEDGSHNCNKRANCIYLGVFSDIMFRCECKPGYAGNGYICGEDPDLDGWPNTDLHCVENATYHCKKDNCPDLPNSGQEDYDKDGMGDACDYDDDNDGIPDDRDNCPFVFNPRQADQDQDEVGDRCDNCPYNSNPDQIDTDKNGEGDACAIDIDGDGILNENDNCPYVYNVDQRDTDHDGVGDHCDNCPLQHNPDQIDSDSDNVGDKCDSNQDIDDDGHQNNLDNCPYIPNANQADHDKDGKGDACDHDDDNDGVPDEKDNCRLAPNPDQLDSDGDGRGDVCKDDFDQDNVPDIVDVCPENFAISETDFRRFQMVPLDPTGTSQIDPNWVVRHQGKELLQTVNCDPGIAVGYDEFNAVDFSGTFFINTDRDDDYAGFVFGYQSSSRFYVVMWKQITQTYWSHTPTKAQGYSGLSIKVVNSTTGPGEHLRNALWHTGDTTGQVRTLWHDPKKIGWKDFTAYRWQLIHRPTIGLIRVIMYEGKKVMADSGNIYDKTYAGGRLGLFVFSQEMVYFSDLKYECREDSERNRTNF, from the exons ATGATGTTGACCGCGTTGTGTTTGCTGCTGATGCTGTGGAGTGCACGAGGCAGCGGAATAGCAG AGAGCCGAGAAGACAACAGCGTGTATGACTTATTTGAGCTCGTAAAAgtcaataaaaaacacaatggAGTGAGCCTAGTGAAAGGACCTGACCCTTACAGCCCTGCTTACAAAATCCTCAACCCCAACCTGATCCCTGCCATCCCTGAGCGCTCCTTCAGGGATCTCATTTACTCCATCCAGGAGGAAAAAGGCTTCCTGTTCGTGGCTAACCTCAAGCAAGCCAAGAAGACCAGGGGCAGCCTGTTTTCTGTAGAGAGGAGTGATGGCTCTGGTTCCGTTTTTGAGCTTGTCTCAAATGGGAATGCCAACACGTTAGATCTGATTTATGCCACAGCAAGCGGGCACCATGAGATCTCAATTGACGACGCACGACTGGCCAGCGGCAGCTGGGAGAACATCACCCTGTTTGTGCAAGAGGACCGTGCACAGCTCTATATTGGTTGTGAAGAGATAAACACAAGTGAACTAGATGTGCCTATTCACCAGATTCTGACACAGGATGTCGCTGATGTCTCTGTTCTTAGGATTGGAAAAGGAGCAGTGAAAAGCAGATTTATG GGAGTGCTCCAGAACGCACGCTTTGTATTTAGAACCACTTTGGAGACAATCCTCCGTAACATGGGATGTGAGAGCT CCCAATTCATCATAGACGTTGTGACCCTTGACAACCCAGTGAATGGCTCCAGTCCAGCAATACGCACAGATTATACTGGACACAAGACCAAAG ATCTCCAGGACATCTGTGGCTTCTCTTGTGATGACTTGGCCAGCATGTTTAAAGAGCTCAAGGGACTTGGTGTGGTTGTTAAGCAACTGTCAAATCAGCTCCACCAAGTG ACTTCAGAAAATGCTCTGATAAAGAGCCAAATGAAGAAATACAGCGGAGTGTGCCTGCATAATGGCATTGTCTACAAAGACAAGGACGAGTGGACGGTGGACAGCTGCACCCACTGCACCTGCCAG AACTCTGCCACTATTTGCCGGGAAATCTCCTGCCCTCTTATGCCTTGTGCCAATGCCACTGTTCCTGACGGTGAATGCTGCCCACGTTGTGGAACCT TgaatgatgatgctgatgatggcTGGTCTCCCTGGTCCGAGTGGACCTACTGCTCAGTTACCTGTGGCCGTGGCATCCAGCAACGGGGGCGCTCATGTGATCGCATCAACAGCAACTGTGAAGGCACCTCAGTGCAGACAAGAGACTGCTACTTGCAAGAATGTGACAAACGCT TCAAGCAAGATGGAGGCTGGAGCCACTGGTCTCCCTGGTCTTCATGTTCAGTGACCTGTGGCATAGGTGTCATTACTCGCATCCGCCTCTGTAACTCACCCACACCACAAATGGGAGGTGAAGACTGTCAAGGAgaaggcaggcagacagaaccATGCAAGATGTCCCCTTGTCCAA TCAATGGAGGTTGGGGGCCATGGTCACTATGGGATTCTTGCTCCGTCACTTGTGGTGGTGGACTGCAAAGCAGGCATCGGCTCTGTAACAATCCTGTGCCCAAATATGGTGGAAAAGAGTGCATCGGCGATCCCAAAGGCACCCGTATATGCAGCTCTCAAGACTGTCCCATTG ATGGCTGCCTTTCCAACCCTTGCTTTGCTGGTGCTAAGTGCACCAGCTTTCCTGATGGCTCCTGGAAGTGTGGGGAGTGTCCAGTTGGCTATACTGGAGATGGAATTGATTGTCAAGACATTGATGAG TGCAAAATGGTTCCTGACGCTTGCTTCACGCTCAATGGAGTCCATCGTTGTGAGAACACAAATCCAGGCTATAACTGCCTACAATGTCCTCCTCGCTACTCTGGAAATCAGCCTTTTGGCAGAGGCAGTGAGCAAGCAATGGCCAATAAACAG GTCTGTGCACCCAGGAACCCATGTGAGGACGGCAGCCATAACTGTAACAAAAGGGccaattgtatttatttgggCGTTTTCTCTGACATCATGTTTCGCTGCGAATGCAAGCCAGGCTACGCTGGTAATGGTTATATATGTGGAGAGGACCCTGACCTGGATGGCTGGCCTAACACTGATCTCCACTGTGTTGAAAATGCCACCTACCACTGCAAGAAG GACAACTGCCCTGACCTACCCAACTCTGGGCAAGAGGACTATGACAAAGATGGAATGGGAGATGCttgtgattatgatgatgacaatgatgggATCCCTGATGATAGG GACAACTGCCCATTTGTCTTCAACCCAAGGCAAGCTGATCAAGACCAAGATGAAGTCGGTGATCGCTGTGATAACTGCCCATATAACAGCAATCCAGACCAGATTGACACAGACAAAAATGGAGAAGGCGATGCTTGTGCAATTGATATTGATGGTGATG GTATTCTGAATGAAAACGACAACTGCCCATACGTGTACAATGTTGACCAGAGAGACACTGACCATGATGGGGTTGGAGACCACTGTGACAACTGTCCATTGCAGCACAACCCTGATCAG ATTGACTCTGATTCAGATAATGTGGGTGACAAATGCGACAGCAATCAGGACATTGATGACGATGGTCACCAGAATAATCTAGACAACTGCCCATACATCCCCAATGCCAACCAGGCTGATCATGACAAAGATGGAAAGGGTGATGCATGCGACCATGATGATGACAACGATGGTGTGCCTGATGAAAAAGACAACTGTAGACTGGCTCCTAATCCAGATCAGTTAGATTCTGATG GTGATGGACGTGGTGATGTTTGCAAGGATGACTTTGACCAAGATAATGTTCCTGATATTGTGGATGTTTGTCCAGAGAACTTTGCCATCAGTGAAACAGATTTCCGTAGGTTTCAGATGGTTCCTCTAGACCCTACAGGAACTTCACAAATTGATCCTAACTGGGTGGTCCGCCATCAGGGTAAAGAGCTTCTTCAGACAGTCAATTGCGACCCTGGCATTGCTGTTG GATATGACGAATTTAATGCAGTGGATTTTAGTGGAACATTCTTCATCAATACTGACCGAGATGATGATTATGCTGGATTTGTGTTTGGCTATCAGTCCAGCTCTCGCTTCTATGTAGTGATGTGGAAACAGATCACACAGACCTACTGgtctcacacacccacaaaagCTCAGGGCTACTCTGGACTGTCCATCAAAGTGGTCAATTCCACCACTGGTCCAGGAGAACACCTTAGGAATGCTTTATGGCATACGGGAGACACAACCGGACAG GTGCGTACTTTGTGGCATGACCCCAAGAAAATTGGCTGGAAAGATTTCACTGCCTACAGATGGCAACTGATCCATAGACCCACTATTGGACTTATCAG AGTCATCATGTATGAAGGCAAGAAAGTCATGGCAGATTCTGGAAATATATATGACAAGACATATGCTGGTGGAAGACTTGGTCTTTTTGTCTTCTCTCAGGAGATGGTTTACTTTTCAGACCTTAAATATGAATGTCGAG aGGATTCTGAAAGGAACAGGACGAATTTTTAA